Proteins from a genomic interval of Zingiber officinale cultivar Zhangliang chromosome 2A, Zo_v1.1, whole genome shotgun sequence:
- the LOC122041318 gene encoding deoxyhypusine synthase-like isoform X2, with protein sequence MPQEEMEAAGSAGEKRDQETLESVRSVVFKPSISLEEKRFTKVAGYDFNQGLDLLGLLDSLSGTGFQASNLGDAIEIVNQMIDWRLSHQSPTEYCGEEVRNPAYRESVGCKIFLGFTSNLVSSGIREIIRFLVQHRMVEVLVTTAGGIEEDLIKCLAPTYRGDFSLPGASLRSKGLNRIGNLLVPNDNYCKFEDWIMPILDQMLTEQTLENVIWTPSKVIARLGKEINDENSYLYWAYKNGVSVYCPALTDGSLGDMLYCHSVRNPGLLIDIVQDIRAMNGEAIHVDQRKTGIIILGGGLPKHHICNANMFRNGADYAVYINTAQEFDGSDSGAQPDEAISWGKIKGSAKTTKVHCDASIAFPLLVAATFAKKFHKKANTNTVC encoded by the exons ATGCCTCAGGAGGAGATGGAAGCCGCCGGCTCCGCTGGGGAGAAGCGAGACCAGGAGACGCTGGAGTCGGTGCGGTCGGTGGTGTTCAAGCCGTCcatatccttggaggagaaaCGATTCACCAAGGTCGCCGGGTACGACTTCAACCAGGGGCTGGATCTCCTCGGTCTCCTGGACTCTTTGTCCGGCACCGGATTTCAAGCCTCCAACCTCGGAGACGCCATCGAGATTGTCAACCAGATG ATAGATTGGAGGCTCTCCCATCAGTCGCCCACGGAATATTGCGGTGAAGAAGTGCGGAATCCTGCCTACAGGGAATCGGTGGGGTGTAAAATTTTTCTAGGATTCACATCGAACCTTGTATCTTCGGGAATTAGGGAGATCATCCGATTCCTTGTGCAACACCGCATG GTTGAAGTTTTGGTGACAACTGCTGGCGGTATAGAAGAAGATCTAATCAAGTGTCTTGCCCCAACTTATAGGGGTGACTTCTCTCTGCCGGGGGCTTCTCTACGTTCAAAAGGGTTGAATCGAATTGGAAACCTGTTGGTGCCTAATGACAATTACTGTAAATTTGAGGATTGGATCATGCCAATTCTGGACCAAATGTTAACTGAACAGACTCTAGAG AATGTAATATGGACTCCTTCAAAAGTGATTGCTCGCCTTGGCAAAGAAATTAATGATGAAAACTCATACCTGTACTGGGCATACAAG AATGGTGTTTCGGTCTATTGCCCAGCATTGACTGATGGATCACTGGGGGATATGTTGTATTGTCATTCAGTCCGGAATCCTGGTTTGCTTATCGACATCGTGCAAG ATATCCGAGCTATGAATGGAGAAGCCATACATGTAGATCAGAGAAAGACTGGGATCATTATTCTTGGTGGGGGCCTTCCAAAGCATCATATCTGTAATGCCAACATGTTCCGAAATGGTGCAGATTATGCCGTTTATATCAACACTGCACAAGAATTTGATGGAAGTGACTCGGGAGCTCAGCCCGATGAGGCAATTTCATGGGGTAAAATAAAAGGTTCTGCTAAGACAACTAAA GTCCACTGCGACGCATCTATTGCTTTTCCCCTACTGGTGGCTGCAACATTTGCAAAGAAATTTCATAAAAAAGCCAACACAAACACAGTGTGCTGA
- the LOC122041318 gene encoding deoxyhypusine synthase-like isoform X1, which yields MPQEEMEAAGSAGEKRDQETLESVRSVVFKPSISLEEKRFTKVAGYDFNQGLDLLGLLDSLSGTGFQASNLGDAIEIVNQMIDWRLSHQSPTEYCGEEVRNPAYRESVGCKIFLGFTSNLVSSGIREIIRFLVQHRMVEVLVTTAGGIEEDLIKCLAPTYRGDFSLPGASLRSKGLNRIGNLLVPNDNYCKFEDWIMPILDQMLTEQTLEQNVIWTPSKVIARLGKEINDENSYLYWAYKNGVSVYCPALTDGSLGDMLYCHSVRNPGLLIDIVQDIRAMNGEAIHVDQRKTGIIILGGGLPKHHICNANMFRNGADYAVYINTAQEFDGSDSGAQPDEAISWGKIKGSAKTTKVHCDASIAFPLLVAATFAKKFHKKANTNTVC from the exons ATGCCTCAGGAGGAGATGGAAGCCGCCGGCTCCGCTGGGGAGAAGCGAGACCAGGAGACGCTGGAGTCGGTGCGGTCGGTGGTGTTCAAGCCGTCcatatccttggaggagaaaCGATTCACCAAGGTCGCCGGGTACGACTTCAACCAGGGGCTGGATCTCCTCGGTCTCCTGGACTCTTTGTCCGGCACCGGATTTCAAGCCTCCAACCTCGGAGACGCCATCGAGATTGTCAACCAGATG ATAGATTGGAGGCTCTCCCATCAGTCGCCCACGGAATATTGCGGTGAAGAAGTGCGGAATCCTGCCTACAGGGAATCGGTGGGGTGTAAAATTTTTCTAGGATTCACATCGAACCTTGTATCTTCGGGAATTAGGGAGATCATCCGATTCCTTGTGCAACACCGCATG GTTGAAGTTTTGGTGACAACTGCTGGCGGTATAGAAGAAGATCTAATCAAGTGTCTTGCCCCAACTTATAGGGGTGACTTCTCTCTGCCGGGGGCTTCTCTACGTTCAAAAGGGTTGAATCGAATTGGAAACCTGTTGGTGCCTAATGACAATTACTGTAAATTTGAGGATTGGATCATGCCAATTCTGGACCAAATGTTAACTGAACAGACTCTAGAG CAGAATGTAATATGGACTCCTTCAAAAGTGATTGCTCGCCTTGGCAAAGAAATTAATGATGAAAACTCATACCTGTACTGGGCATACAAG AATGGTGTTTCGGTCTATTGCCCAGCATTGACTGATGGATCACTGGGGGATATGTTGTATTGTCATTCAGTCCGGAATCCTGGTTTGCTTATCGACATCGTGCAAG ATATCCGAGCTATGAATGGAGAAGCCATACATGTAGATCAGAGAAAGACTGGGATCATTATTCTTGGTGGGGGCCTTCCAAAGCATCATATCTGTAATGCCAACATGTTCCGAAATGGTGCAGATTATGCCGTTTATATCAACACTGCACAAGAATTTGATGGAAGTGACTCGGGAGCTCAGCCCGATGAGGCAATTTCATGGGGTAAAATAAAAGGTTCTGCTAAGACAACTAAA GTCCACTGCGACGCATCTATTGCTTTTCCCCTACTGGTGGCTGCAACATTTGCAAAGAAATTTCATAAAAAAGCCAACACAAACACAGTGTGCTGA
- the LOC122041318 gene encoding deoxyhypusine synthase-like isoform X4, which translates to MVEVLVTTAGGIEEDLIKCLAPTYRGDFSLPGASLRSKGLNRIGNLLVPNDNYCKFEDWIMPILDQMLTEQTLEQNVIWTPSKVIARLGKEINDENSYLYWAYKNGVSVYCPALTDGSLGDMLYCHSVRNPGLLIDIVQDIRAMNGEAIHVDQRKTGIIILGGGLPKHHICNANMFRNGADYAVYINTAQEFDGSDSGAQPDEAISWGKIKGSAKTTKVHCDASIAFPLLVAATFAKKFHKKANTNTVC; encoded by the exons ATG GTTGAAGTTTTGGTGACAACTGCTGGCGGTATAGAAGAAGATCTAATCAAGTGTCTTGCCCCAACTTATAGGGGTGACTTCTCTCTGCCGGGGGCTTCTCTACGTTCAAAAGGGTTGAATCGAATTGGAAACCTGTTGGTGCCTAATGACAATTACTGTAAATTTGAGGATTGGATCATGCCAATTCTGGACCAAATGTTAACTGAACAGACTCTAGAG CAGAATGTAATATGGACTCCTTCAAAAGTGATTGCTCGCCTTGGCAAAGAAATTAATGATGAAAACTCATACCTGTACTGGGCATACAAG AATGGTGTTTCGGTCTATTGCCCAGCATTGACTGATGGATCACTGGGGGATATGTTGTATTGTCATTCAGTCCGGAATCCTGGTTTGCTTATCGACATCGTGCAAG ATATCCGAGCTATGAATGGAGAAGCCATACATGTAGATCAGAGAAAGACTGGGATCATTATTCTTGGTGGGGGCCTTCCAAAGCATCATATCTGTAATGCCAACATGTTCCGAAATGGTGCAGATTATGCCGTTTATATCAACACTGCACAAGAATTTGATGGAAGTGACTCGGGAGCTCAGCCCGATGAGGCAATTTCATGGGGTAAAATAAAAGGTTCTGCTAAGACAACTAAA GTCCACTGCGACGCATCTATTGCTTTTCCCCTACTGGTGGCTGCAACATTTGCAAAGAAATTTCATAAAAAAGCCAACACAAACACAGTGTGCTGA
- the LOC122041317 gene encoding glutamine synthetase nodule isozyme-like, with protein MSLLTDLINLNLSDCTGKIIAEYIWIGGSGIDIRSKARTLSGPVSDPSKLPKWNYDGSSTGQAPGKDSEVILYPQAIFKDPFRRGNNILVMCDCYTPAGEPIPTNKRYNAAKIFSHPDVVAQETWYGIEQEYTLLQKDVKWPLGWPVGGFPGPQGPYYCSAGADKAFGRDIVDAHYKACLYAGIDISGINGEVMPGQWEFQVGPSVGISAADQMWIARYILERITEIAGVVLSFDPKPIQGDWNGAGAHTNYSTKAMRSDGGYEVIKKAIGKLGRRHKEHIAAYGEGNERRLTGRHETADINTFIWGVANRGASIRVGRDTENNGKGYFEDRRPASNMDPYVVTSMIAETTILLEE; from the exons ATGTCTTTGCTCACCGATCTCATCAACCTGAACCTCTCCGATTGCACAGGGAAGATCATAGCCGAGTACATATG GATTGGAGGGTCAGGTATTGATATAAGAAGCAAAGCAAGG ACACTTTCCGGCCCGGTGAGTGATCCAAGCAAGCTTCCGAAGTGGAACTATGATGGCTCGAGCACTGGTCAAGCTCCCGGGAAAGACAGTGAAGTGATCCTATA TCCCCAGGCGATTTTCAAGGATCCTTTCAGGAGGGGCAACAATATCCTT GTCATGTGTGATTGCTACACACCGGCCGGAGAGCCAATTCCGACTAACAAACGATACAATGCCGCGAAGATATTTAGCCACCCGGATGTTGTTGCTCAAGAAACTTG GTATGGTATCGAGCAGGAGTACACTCTCCTTCAGAAGGATGTTAAGTGGCCTCTTGGCTGGCCAGTTGGGGGCTTCCCGGGTCCTCAG GGTCCCTACTATTGCTCAGCTGGTGCAGACAAAGCTTTCGGGCGCGACATAGTTGATGCTCATTACAAAGCCTGTCTTTATGCTGGGATAGACATAAGTGGCATCAACGGAGAGGTCATGCCAGGCCAG TGGGAGTTCCAAGTAGGGCCTTCAGTCGGCATCTCTGCGGCTGATCAAATGTGGATTGCGCGCTACATTCTTGAG AGAATCACTGAGATTGCTGGAGTGGTGCTGTCTTTCGACCCGAAACCAATTCAG GGTGATTGGAATGGAGCTGGTGCTCACACAAACTACAG CACCAAAGCCATGAGGAGTGATGGTGGCTATGAAGTCATCAAGAAAGCCATCGGGAAGTTAGGCCGGAGGCACAAGGAGCACATTGCAGCCTACGGTGAAGGCAACGAACGCCGGCTTACCGGCCGTCACGAGACCGCGGACATCAACACCTTCATCTGG GGAGTGGCGAATCGCGGAGCGAGTATTCGCGTCGGCCGCGACACTGAAAATAATGGCAAAG GTTATTTCGAAGATAGAAGGCCGGCTTCTAACATGGATCCGTATGTCGTTACTTCGATGATCGCGGAGACTACAATCCTGTTAGAAGAATAA
- the LOC122041318 gene encoding deoxyhypusine synthase-like isoform X3, which produces MPQEEMEAAGSAGEKRDQETLESVRSVVFKPSISLEEKRFTKVAGYDFNQGLDLLGLLDSLSGTGFQASNLGDAIEIVNQMIDWRLSHQSPTEYCGEEVRNPAYRESVGCKIFLGFTSNLVSSGIREIIRFLVQHRMVEVLVTTAGGIEEDLIKCLAPTYRGDFSLPGASLRSKGLNRIGNLLVPNDNYCKFEDWIMPILDQMLTEQTLEQNVIWTPSKVIARLGKEINDENSYLYWAYKNGVSVYCPALTDGSLGDMLYCHSVRNPGLLIDIVQDCRYPSYEWRSHTCRSEKDWDHYSWWGPSKASYL; this is translated from the exons ATGCCTCAGGAGGAGATGGAAGCCGCCGGCTCCGCTGGGGAGAAGCGAGACCAGGAGACGCTGGAGTCGGTGCGGTCGGTGGTGTTCAAGCCGTCcatatccttggaggagaaaCGATTCACCAAGGTCGCCGGGTACGACTTCAACCAGGGGCTGGATCTCCTCGGTCTCCTGGACTCTTTGTCCGGCACCGGATTTCAAGCCTCCAACCTCGGAGACGCCATCGAGATTGTCAACCAGATG ATAGATTGGAGGCTCTCCCATCAGTCGCCCACGGAATATTGCGGTGAAGAAGTGCGGAATCCTGCCTACAGGGAATCGGTGGGGTGTAAAATTTTTCTAGGATTCACATCGAACCTTGTATCTTCGGGAATTAGGGAGATCATCCGATTCCTTGTGCAACACCGCATG GTTGAAGTTTTGGTGACAACTGCTGGCGGTATAGAAGAAGATCTAATCAAGTGTCTTGCCCCAACTTATAGGGGTGACTTCTCTCTGCCGGGGGCTTCTCTACGTTCAAAAGGGTTGAATCGAATTGGAAACCTGTTGGTGCCTAATGACAATTACTGTAAATTTGAGGATTGGATCATGCCAATTCTGGACCAAATGTTAACTGAACAGACTCTAGAG CAGAATGTAATATGGACTCCTTCAAAAGTGATTGCTCGCCTTGGCAAAGAAATTAATGATGAAAACTCATACCTGTACTGGGCATACAAG AATGGTGTTTCGGTCTATTGCCCAGCATTGACTGATGGATCACTGGGGGATATGTTGTATTGTCATTCAGTCCGGAATCCTGGTTTGCTTATCGACATCGTGCAAG ATTGCAGATATCCGAGCTATGAATGGAGAAGCCATACATGTAGATCAGAGAAAGACTGGGATCATTATTCTTGGTGGGGGCCTTCCAAAGCATCATATCTGTAA